A genomic stretch from Pseudomonas mendocina includes:
- a CDS encoding glycerophosphodiester phosphodiesterase, protein MLMLTVSAGTLADPVNKAVQWAKQQPGISDNRSHQAQTPLVIGHRGASGYVPEHTLASYALAVLQGVDYVEPDLVMSKDGVLLARHDNELGLTTDVSNHPEFADRKRTKNIDGNELTGWFSEDFTLAELKTLRAVERIPNIRPGNARLDGTFEIPTLQEIINLVKSLEISQRRSIGLYIETKHPTHFQQLGLAMERPLLKVLRKNGYDNPKAPVYIQSFEVNNLKTLSTLTKIPLIQLLEAQGQPFDQQATGSKLTYAQMVTPAGLRNIARYAAGIGPEKGQIIPRDANGNLTTPTTLVGDAHAARLKVHPYTFRAENNFLPANLRKGDNPQERGDINAEIQRFLATGIDGLFIDQPDIAVKLREGR, encoded by the coding sequence ATGCTTATGTTGACCGTCTCGGCTGGCACATTAGCAGACCCTGTAAACAAGGCCGTCCAATGGGCTAAGCAGCAGCCTGGCATCAGCGACAACCGCAGCCATCAGGCACAAACACCACTTGTTATTGGCCACCGTGGTGCCAGCGGTTATGTACCAGAACACACCTTGGCCTCCTATGCATTGGCCGTCCTGCAAGGGGTGGATTACGTCGAGCCGGACTTGGTCATGAGTAAAGACGGTGTCCTGTTAGCCCGTCACGATAACGAGCTGGGCCTAACCACCGACGTGTCCAACCACCCGGAGTTCGCTGACCGCAAGCGCACGAAGAATATCGACGGTAATGAGTTGACCGGCTGGTTCAGTGAGGACTTCACCCTGGCCGAACTTAAGACCCTGCGTGCCGTTGAACGCATCCCCAACATCCGCCCCGGTAATGCTCGCTTGGACGGTACCTTCGAGATCCCAACCCTCCAAGAAATCATCAATCTGGTGAAAAGCCTGGAGATCAGCCAGCGCCGCAGTATTGGCCTGTATATAGAAACCAAACACCCAACCCACTTCCAGCAGTTAGGTCTGGCCATGGAGCGTCCTCTGCTTAAAGTGCTTCGCAAAAATGGTTACGACAACCCTAAAGCGCCGGTGTATATCCAGTCTTTTGAAGTGAACAACCTGAAGACCCTCAGCACACTGACCAAGATCCCACTGATCCAGTTACTTGAAGCCCAAGGGCAGCCATTTGATCAGCAAGCCACAGGCAGCAAACTGACGTATGCGCAGATGGTAACCCCCGCTGGCCTGCGGAACATTGCCCGCTATGCGGCAGGTATCGGGCCTGAAAAAGGCCAGATCATCCCTCGCGACGCCAACGGCAACCTGACCACACCCACCACACTGGTAGGCGATGCCCACGCGGCACGGCTTAAGGTTCACCCTTACACCTTCCGCGCGGAGAATAACTTCCTGCCAGCCAACCTGCGCAAAGGCGATAACCCGCAAGAGCGTGGCGATATCAACGCCGAGATTCAGCGCTTTTTGGCTACCGGAATTGATGGACTGTTCATTGATCAGCCGGATATTGCCGTCAAGCTGCGTGAGGGGCGTTGA
- a CDS encoding alpha/beta hydrolase, whose product MAHASPGSAPYASEYGQHLEGFQYPYPLHHFNFTSQNQALSMGYMDVAPSAKANGKTAVLLHGKNFCAATWEDSIKALSAAGYRVIAPDQIGFCTSSKPEHYQYSFQQLADNTRALLNSLNIQRAEVIGHSTGGMLATRYALMFPQQVEHLVLVNPIGLEDWKALGVPWRSVDQWYQRELKLSAEGVCKYEQNTYYAGRWKPEYDRWVDMLAGLNKGPGHRLVAWNSALIYDMIFTQPVYYELPNLKVPTILMIGDADTTAIGSDIAPAEVKAKIGHYNLLGKNAAKMIPGSHLIEFPGMGHAPQMEDPTGFNKALIKALNDGRA is encoded by the coding sequence ATGGCTCATGCCAGCCCTGGCAGCGCCCCTTACGCAAGCGAGTACGGGCAGCACCTAGAAGGATTCCAGTATCCCTACCCGCTTCACCACTTCAACTTCACCTCTCAGAATCAGGCACTGAGCATGGGCTATATGGATGTTGCTCCAAGCGCTAAAGCGAATGGCAAAACCGCCGTATTGCTGCATGGCAAAAATTTCTGTGCGGCGACCTGGGAGGACAGCATCAAAGCCCTCAGCGCAGCCGGTTACCGGGTGATCGCGCCTGATCAAATCGGCTTCTGCACCTCCAGCAAACCGGAGCACTATCAGTACAGTTTCCAGCAGTTGGCCGATAACACCCGCGCCCTGCTCAACAGCCTGAATATCCAACGCGCTGAGGTGATTGGCCACTCCACCGGCGGCATGCTAGCAACCCGTTATGCGCTGATGTTTCCTCAGCAGGTCGAGCATCTGGTGTTAGTCAATCCAATCGGACTCGAAGATTGGAAAGCCCTCGGGGTTCCATGGCGCAGCGTCGACCAGTGGTACCAGCGTGAGTTGAAGCTGAGCGCCGAAGGCGTGTGCAAGTACGAGCAAAACACCTATTACGCCGGGCGCTGGAAGCCAGAATATGATCGCTGGGTGGATATGCTCGCCGGTCTCAACAAGGGCCCCGGCCACCGCCTTGTCGCGTGGAACTCAGCGCTGATCTACGACATGATTTTCACCCAGCCGGTGTACTACGAACTACCCAACCTCAAGGTGCCGACGATCCTGATGATCGGCGATGCCGACACCACGGCAATCGGCAGCGATATTGCACCTGCAGAAGTCAAAGCGAAGATAGGCCACTACAACCTACTGGGTAAAAATGCCGCGAAGATGATCCCAGGATCACACTTGATCGAATTCCCCGGCATGGGCCATGCGCCACAGATGGAAGACCCGACAGGGTTTAATAAAGCCCTGATAAAGGCATTGAATGATGGCCGAGCCTAA
- the ilvD gene encoding dihydroxy-acid dehydratase: MPDYRSKTSTQGRNMAGARALWRATGMKDEDFKKPIIAVANSFTQFVPGHVHLKDLGQLVAREIEKAGGVAKEFNTIAVDDGIAMGHDGMLYSLPSREIIADSVEYMVNAHCADAIVCISNCDKITPGMLMAALRLNIPVIFVSGGPMEAGKTKLASHGLDLVDAMVIAADSSASDEKVAEYERSACPTCGSCSGMFTANSMNCLTEALGLSLPGNGSTLATHSDREQLFLQAGRTIVELCKRYYGEGDESVLPRNIANFKAFENAMTLDIAMGGSTNTILHLLAAAQEAEVPFDLRDIDRLSRKVPQLCKVAPNIQKYHMEDVHRAGGIISILGELARGGLLHTDVSTVHSKTMADAIAQWDITQTNDEAVHTFFRAGPAGIPTQTAFSQSTRWETLDADRENGCIRSVEHAYSKEGGLAVLYGNIALDGCVVKTAGVDESIHVFEGNAKIFESQDSAVRGILADEVKEGDIVIIRYEGPKGGPGMQEMLYPTSYLKSKGLGKACALLTDGRFSGGTSGLSIGHASPEAAAGGAIGLVQDGDKVLIDIPNRSINLLISDEELAARRIEQDKKGWKPAEQRPRKVTTALKAYALLATSADKGAVRNKALLDG, translated from the coding sequence ATGCCAGATTATCGTTCCAAGACCTCCACCCAAGGCCGCAACATGGCCGGTGCCCGCGCCCTGTGGCGTGCAACCGGGATGAAGGACGAAGACTTCAAAAAACCGATCATCGCCGTAGCCAACTCTTTCACCCAGTTCGTACCGGGCCACGTGCACCTGAAAGACCTGGGCCAACTGGTTGCCCGCGAGATCGAAAAAGCTGGCGGCGTGGCAAAAGAATTCAACACCATCGCAGTCGACGACGGCATCGCCATGGGCCACGACGGCATGCTGTATTCCCTGCCGAGCCGCGAAATCATCGCCGACTCTGTGGAATACATGGTCAACGCCCACTGCGCTGACGCCATCGTCTGCATCTCCAACTGCGACAAAATCACCCCCGGCATGCTGATGGCTGCCCTGCGCCTGAACATCCCGGTGATCTTCGTATCCGGCGGCCCGATGGAAGCCGGTAAAACTAAACTGGCCAGCCACGGCCTGGACTTGGTTGACGCCATGGTGATCGCCGCCGACAGCAGCGCCAGCGATGAGAAAGTCGCCGAATACGAGCGCAGCGCCTGCCCGACTTGCGGCAGCTGCTCCGGCATGTTCACCGCCAACTCCATGAACTGCCTGACCGAAGCCCTGGGCCTGTCCCTGCCGGGCAACGGCTCGACCCTGGCCACCCACAGCGATCGCGAACAGCTGTTCCTGCAAGCCGGCCGCACCATCGTCGAACTGTGCAAGCGCTACTACGGCGAAGGCGACGAATCCGTCCTGCCACGCAACATCGCCAACTTCAAGGCATTCGAGAACGCCATGACGCTGGACATCGCCATGGGCGGTTCCACCAACACCATCCTGCACCTGCTGGCCGCAGCCCAAGAAGCTGAAGTGCCGTTCGATCTGCGCGACATCGACCGCCTGTCCCGCAAGGTCCCACAGCTGTGCAAAGTGGCTCCGAACATCCAGAAGTACCACATGGAAGACGTGCACCGCGCCGGTGGCATCATCTCCATCCTTGGCGAACTGGCCCGTGGTGGCCTGTTGCACACCGACGTCAGCACCGTCCACAGCAAAACCATGGCTGATGCCATCGCCCAGTGGGACATCACCCAGACCAACGACGAAGCGGTACACACCTTCTTCCGCGCTGGCCCCGCTGGCATTCCGACACAAACTGCATTCAGCCAGAGCACCCGTTGGGAAACCCTGGACGCCGACCGCGAAAATGGCTGCATCCGCTCGGTAGAACACGCCTACTCTAAAGAAGGTGGTCTGGCCGTGCTGTACGGCAACATTGCCCTCGACGGTTGTGTGGTGAAGACTGCCGGTGTGGACGAATCCATTCACGTCTTTGAAGGCAACGCCAAAATCTTCGAAAGCCAGGACAGCGCCGTACGCGGCATCCTCGCTGACGAAGTGAAAGAAGGCGACATCGTCATCATCCGATACGAAGGCCCGAAAGGCGGCCCGGGCATGCAGGAAATGCTTTACCCGACCTCCTACCTGAAGTCCAAAGGCCTGGGCAAAGCCTGCGCCCTGCTGACTGACGGCCGCTTCTCCGGCGGTACTTCCGGTCTGTCCATTGGCCACGCTTCGCCAGAAGCTGCCGCTGGAGGCGCCATCGGCTTGGTACAAGACGGCGACAAAGTGCTGATCGACATCCCGAACCGCAGCATCAACCTGCTGATCAGCGACGAAGAACTCGCCGCCCGCCGTATCGAGCAAGACAAAAAAGGTTGGAAACCAGCCGAACAGCGTCCGCGTAAAGTCACCACCGCCCTCAAAGCCTATGCCCTGCTGGCCACCAGCGCGGATAAAGGTGCGGTACGTAATAAGGCGTTGCTGGACGGCTAA
- a CDS encoding GTPase/DUF3482 domain-containing protein → MTEALKLAVVGHTNVGKTSLLRTLTRDVGFGEVSHRPSTTRHVEGARLSVEGQALLELYDTPGLEDAIALLDYLEQLDRPGERLDGPARLERFLAGSEARQRFEQEAKVLRQLLTSDAGLYVIDAREPVLAKYRDELAVLAMCGRPLLPVLNFVSGHQHREQEWREALARLGLHALVGFDSVAPPMDGERRLYDSLALLLEKARPQLQRLIDDHQAQRQMRRDSGARLIAELLMDVAAFRRSVSTDDSQERSAISELHQSIRKREQHCVEALLRLYAFRRDDAKAGELPLLDGRWGDDLFNPETLKQLGIKVGGGMAAGAATGVGIDLLVGGVTLGAAAALGAIIGGSAQTLRNYGSRLKGKLKGQRELTVDDAVLRLLAVRQQQLLQALEARGHAAYETIKVDMPQEQNWREGKLPDALNKARAHPEWSSLNPGSQLQNSERQVLLEQLSVTLTTE, encoded by the coding sequence ATGACTGAAGCCCTGAAACTGGCCGTGGTCGGCCACACCAACGTCGGCAAAACCTCACTGCTGCGCACCCTGACTCGGGATGTCGGCTTCGGCGAAGTGTCCCATCGCCCCAGCACTACCCGCCATGTGGAGGGCGCTCGCTTATCGGTCGAAGGCCAAGCGCTTCTGGAGCTGTACGACACACCCGGCCTTGAGGACGCCATCGCCCTGCTCGACTATCTGGAACAACTGGATCGCCCCGGAGAACGCCTGGATGGCCCAGCGCGGCTGGAGCGTTTCTTAGCTGGCAGCGAAGCGCGGCAGCGTTTTGAGCAGGAAGCGAAAGTGCTGCGCCAGCTGCTGACTTCCGACGCCGGTCTATACGTGATTGATGCACGGGAGCCGGTGCTGGCTAAGTACCGAGACGAGTTGGCCGTATTGGCTATGTGTGGCCGTCCGCTATTGCCCGTGCTGAACTTTGTCAGCGGCCACCAGCACCGTGAGCAAGAATGGCGTGAAGCCCTGGCCCGACTCGGCCTGCATGCACTGGTCGGCTTCGACAGCGTGGCACCGCCCATGGATGGTGAGCGACGACTCTACGACAGCCTCGCCCTGCTCTTGGAAAAGGCCCGGCCACAGCTGCAACGACTGATCGACGATCACCAGGCTCAGCGGCAGATGCGCCGCGACAGTGGCGCCCGCCTGATTGCTGAGCTGCTAATGGACGTGGCTGCCTTCCGCCGCAGCGTGAGCACAGACGACTCACAGGAGCGCAGCGCAATCAGCGAGTTGCACCAAAGCATTCGCAAGCGTGAACAACACTGCGTCGAAGCCCTGCTGCGCCTCTACGCCTTCCGCCGCGACGACGCCAAAGCCGGTGAACTACCCCTGCTGGATGGGCGCTGGGGCGATGACCTGTTCAACCCCGAAACCCTCAAGCAACTCGGTATCAAAGTGGGCGGCGGCATGGCCGCAGGGGCGGCCACCGGTGTCGGTATCGACTTGCTTGTGGGGGGCGTCACCCTGGGTGCAGCCGCAGCGCTGGGGGCCATCATCGGCGGCAGTGCGCAAACCCTGCGCAACTACGGATCACGCTTGAAAGGCAAACTCAAAGGCCAGCGTGAGCTGACCGTAGACGATGCTGTGCTACGCCTGTTGGCCGTGCGCCAACAGCAGTTGCTACAAGCCCTGGAGGCTCGGGGTCATGCGGCCTACGAGACGATCAAGGTGGACATGCCGCAGGAGCAAAACTGGCGCGAAGGTAAACTGCCAGACGCCCTCAACAAAGCCCGCGCCCACCCCGAGTGGTCATCCCTCAACCCCGGCTCTCAGCTGCAAAACAGCGAGCGCCAGGTGCTGCTGGAGCAACTCAGCGTAACCCTGACAACCGAATAG
- a CDS encoding dipeptidase codes for MELRFKPLALTALLFSSFFTLSTAYANLTPEQNTAIVQGVKASSATDFKAFLNQVSQLDLGKETQLASSINAYLNKQTLTPDQQHEIYRLLGLYARVKYSAAALEQLTQLVAIPTARVEGVEQHENPEFHRIAKHIEQLSTALGLNFRNIDNRVYEVSLPGNGKEVIGLHVHADVVPANPANWVLEDGTKLEPYKLTQIGDRLYGRGTQDDKNGIVVALYAMKVIKDEQLPLARSFKLLIDTTEETTGDAIPYYFARNPTPDYNLALDGSYPVVIAEKGSGTVMAEFARRPGSGKGAEVISLTGGLATNQIPSKSVATFVTDQPEQLAAQLQKAGKAYVTRNGGDYSVTAEVIDKQVQLTVTGVSAHSSKPQSGVNPVARMLDLLAGLEPAIALKHNHITDAARYAADNWGLDYFGNKLGVAYSDDFMGPLTTSLTFVELNDKSLKLAVNLRAPKGKTPEQLKQQIADKLSQWQQHSGIALTLDYKLTEPMYRNPNGEWVKALLTVASENLGLPSKFGTSSGATSVHELPNGVQFGLARPEEKYTGHTDGEFKTLEQFQLDLQIVTEMIGRLGQLPEL; via the coding sequence ATGGAACTGCGCTTCAAACCGCTGGCTCTGACTGCCCTGCTGTTCAGCTCGTTTTTCACCCTCTCCACCGCCTACGCGAATCTGACACCCGAGCAAAACACGGCGATTGTTCAGGGCGTTAAGGCCAGCTCGGCTACTGACTTCAAAGCCTTTCTGAATCAGGTCAGCCAACTGGATCTGGGCAAAGAGACGCAACTGGCCAGCAGCATCAACGCCTACCTGAATAAACAGACATTAACGCCCGATCAGCAGCACGAGATTTACCGGCTGTTGGGGCTGTACGCGCGGGTCAAATACAGCGCGGCGGCGCTGGAGCAGCTAACTCAGTTGGTGGCAATTCCTACTGCACGGGTTGAGGGTGTGGAGCAGCATGAGAACCCCGAGTTTCACCGCATTGCCAAGCACATTGAGCAGTTATCCACAGCACTTGGCCTGAACTTCCGCAATATTGATAACCGGGTTTATGAAGTGTCCCTGCCCGGAAACGGTAAGGAAGTTATCGGCCTGCATGTGCATGCTGATGTGGTTCCGGCCAACCCCGCCAACTGGGTGCTGGAGGATGGCACCAAACTTGAGCCCTACAAGTTGACGCAAATCGGTGATCGCCTGTATGGGCGCGGCACGCAGGACGATAAAAACGGCATCGTCGTGGCACTGTACGCCATGAAGGTGATCAAGGATGAACAGCTGCCGCTGGCCCGCAGCTTCAAACTGCTGATTGATACCACCGAAGAAACGACCGGCGATGCCATCCCCTACTACTTCGCCCGTAACCCGACGCCGGACTACAACCTCGCCCTGGATGGCAGTTACCCGGTAGTGATAGCTGAAAAGGGCTCCGGCACAGTGATGGCCGAATTTGCCCGTCGCCCCGGCAGCGGAAAAGGCGCGGAGGTTATTAGCCTGACAGGTGGGCTTGCAACCAACCAGATTCCGTCTAAGTCAGTTGCCACCTTCGTTACAGATCAGCCGGAACAACTGGCAGCCCAGCTGCAAAAAGCCGGTAAAGCGTATGTGACGCGTAATGGCGGCGATTACAGTGTCACTGCCGAGGTGATCGACAAGCAGGTGCAGCTGACCGTCACCGGCGTGTCCGCCCACTCCTCCAAACCACAAAGCGGGGTTAACCCGGTAGCGAGGATGCTCGACTTGCTCGCTGGGCTGGAGCCAGCCATCGCGCTGAAACACAACCACATCACCGATGCCGCCCGTTACGCCGCTGACAACTGGGGCCTGGACTACTTCGGCAACAAACTGGGCGTTGCTTACAGCGACGATTTTATGGGCCCACTGACGACATCCCTGACATTTGTGGAGCTGAACGATAAAAGTCTGAAACTGGCAGTAAACCTGCGCGCCCCCAAAGGCAAAACACCAGAGCAACTGAAACAGCAGATCGCAGACAAGCTCAGCCAGTGGCAGCAACACAGCGGCATAGCACTGACTCTGGATTACAAACTTACCGAGCCGATGTACCGCAACCCGAACGGTGAGTGGGTCAAAGCCCTGCTGACTGTGGCCAGTGAAAACCTCGGTCTGCCTTCCAAGTTCGGCACCTCATCCGGTGCCACCTCAGTGCACGAACTGCCCAATGGCGTGCAATTCGGCCTGGCTCGCCCCGAGGAAAAATACACCGGCCACACCGATGGCGAATTCAAGACACTGGAGCAATTCCAGCTGGACCTGCAAATCGTTACGGAAATGATCGGGCGGCTTGGTCAATTGCCGGAGCTTTAA
- a CDS encoding dihydrofolate reductase — translation MLARMTKTLPLSLIAALAENRVIGRDNQLPWHLPADLKHFKALTLGKPIIMGRKTWDSLGRPLPGRLNLVVTRQADLQLEGAEVFTTLDAAIQRAQEWALAEDAEEVMLIGGAQLYELGLPQADRLYLTRILLSPHGDAHFPEVSEQDWHLASAIEHAADVETPGYVFEVWQRK, via the coding sequence ATGCTAGCCCGTATGACTAAGACACTCCCTCTCTCTCTTATCGCTGCCCTCGCCGAAAACCGTGTGATTGGCCGCGACAATCAGTTGCCTTGGCATCTGCCGGCAGACCTCAAACACTTCAAGGCCCTGACCCTCGGCAAGCCGATCATCATGGGCCGCAAAACCTGGGACTCTCTCGGCCGTCCGCTGCCGGGTCGGTTGAATCTGGTGGTAACCCGCCAAGCTGATTTGCAGCTCGAAGGTGCAGAAGTCTTCACCACGCTGGACGCAGCTATCCAGCGCGCCCAAGAGTGGGCGCTTGCAGAAGATGCTGAAGAGGTGATGCTGATTGGTGGCGCTCAGTTGTACGAGCTGGGCCTGCCACAGGCTGATCGCCTGTACCTGACCCGTATACTGCTCAGCCCCCATGGTGATGCCCATTTCCCGGAAGTGAGCGAGCAGGATTGGCATCTCGCGTCAGCCATTGAACATGCAGCCGATGTCGAAACGCCCGGTTATGTGTTTGAGGTTTGGCAGCGCAAGTAA
- a CDS encoding NRAMP family divalent metal transporter, giving the protein MANPAQAFAQSRRASLIAAIFMMATSAIGPGFLTQTATFTATLGAAFAFGILASILIDFVVQLNVWRIVTLSRRRAAELANCAVPGSGYVLAVLVIFGGLVFSIGNIAGAGLGLNALIGLDPLWGGALSALIAIGVFTSHRAGVAMDRIMIALGLVKVGLIAYAAFAAHPPLGEALRQTVWPEFVDFAAITTIVGGTVGGYITYAGAHRLLDRGTVGVENIEAVSKAALTGILVTGVVRYVLFLAILGVVASGVVIDVSGQGANPAAQAFGETAGKFGLMAFGLVLWAAGISSVIGASYTSMSFITVFSDIITERVRHLVTVGFILIALFAYLALGKPPAALLVFAGGFNGLILPLGLSIFMYVGWRRADLLDGYHYPRWLLVLGVMTCVLSWYMAFKSAGAIFAFVIGS; this is encoded by the coding sequence ATGGCAAACCCTGCTCAAGCGTTTGCGCAATCACGACGGGCGTCGTTGATTGCTGCGATCTTTATGATGGCAACGTCGGCCATCGGCCCTGGTTTTCTCACGCAGACGGCAACCTTCACTGCGACCCTGGGGGCGGCGTTTGCCTTTGGCATTCTGGCGTCGATCCTGATCGACTTTGTGGTGCAGCTGAATGTCTGGCGCATCGTCACGCTGAGTCGCAGGCGGGCGGCTGAGCTGGCCAACTGTGCAGTACCGGGCAGTGGTTACGTGCTGGCTGTGTTGGTCATTTTTGGCGGGCTGGTATTCAGTATCGGCAATATCGCCGGGGCTGGTTTGGGGCTTAATGCACTGATCGGCCTGGACCCACTATGGGGTGGTGCGTTAAGCGCGTTGATTGCGATTGGGGTATTTACCTCGCACCGGGCGGGCGTTGCCATGGATCGCATCATGATAGCGCTGGGGCTGGTTAAGGTCGGCCTGATTGCTTACGCGGCCTTTGCTGCGCACCCGCCCTTAGGCGAAGCGCTGCGGCAAACGGTGTGGCCAGAGTTCGTGGATTTTGCCGCTATTACCACCATCGTCGGTGGCACAGTTGGTGGATACATCACCTACGCCGGGGCGCACCGTCTGTTGGATCGCGGCACGGTGGGGGTGGAGAACATTGAGGCTGTCTCCAAGGCAGCGTTGACGGGGATTCTGGTCACTGGCGTTGTGCGCTATGTGTTGTTCCTCGCCATTCTTGGCGTGGTCGCCAGCGGCGTGGTGATTGATGTTTCCGGGCAGGGCGCAAACCCGGCTGCACAGGCATTTGGCGAGACGGCAGGCAAGTTTGGCCTGATGGCCTTCGGTCTGGTGCTGTGGGCGGCGGGCATCAGCAGTGTGATCGGTGCGTCCTACACCTCCATGTCGTTTATTACCGTGTTCTCGGACATCATCACTGAGCGTGTACGCCATCTGGTAACAGTCGGCTTCATTTTGATTGCGCTGTTCGCCTATCTCGCACTCGGCAAACCGCCGGCGGCACTGCTGGTATTCGCCGGTGGTTTCAACGGCCTGATTCTGCCGCTGGGTCTGAGCATCTTTATGTATGTAGGCTGGCGACGAGCTGATCTTCTCGATGGCTACCACTACCCGCGCTGGCTGCTGGTGTTGGGCGTGATGACCTGCGTGTTGTCTTGGTATATGGCGTTTAAATCGGCGGGGGCGATATTTGCGTTTGTGATTGGGAGTTGA
- a CDS encoding DUF2868 domain-containing protein, whose translation MSHRPFSGLNALWLSETIRLREEHAGLLEDSEANRRAQAQGGNLSQRIQTRALFLAERDGQSQGLAHWLQGARLAGVLLLVLAVIAGSGLAVAALGDGQRPVNVFWALGSLLGLNWLMLLLWLLGLLVRDSTGALGRLWLWLSEKLARDAQAAQLAPALMLLLQRQRLTRWGVGLLTHGFWLATSLSALITLLILLATRRYGFVWESTLLSSETFITLTQTIGQLPALLGFTLPDAELIRASGDNPLANEGARQIWAHWLVGVLIIYGLLPRLLLSLLCLWRWSRGTAKLELDLSQPGYSLLRERLQPSSERLGVCDADPGQLYQPQAGQTGLNSDGAVLVAIELDPQRPWPPALPQGISDAGVIDTREQRRQLLEQLSRFPAQRLLITCDPRRSPDRGSLALIGELARNAAATRVWLLQPPPGEALDSQRLGDWHQALDQLGLRHSDSAPLTWLESGHD comes from the coding sequence TTGAGCCACCGCCCCTTCTCCGGTCTGAACGCCCTCTGGCTCAGTGAAACCATTCGCCTGCGTGAAGAGCACGCAGGTCTGCTGGAGGACAGTGAAGCCAACCGACGCGCCCAAGCGCAGGGCGGCAACCTCAGCCAACGGATTCAGACCCGCGCCCTGTTTTTGGCCGAGCGCGATGGACAAAGCCAGGGCCTGGCACACTGGCTACAAGGCGCCCGCCTGGCCGGGGTGTTGCTGCTTGTCTTGGCGGTGATCGCTGGCAGCGGCCTTGCAGTTGCCGCGCTAGGTGACGGCCAGCGCCCGGTTAACGTGTTCTGGGCGCTCGGCAGCTTACTCGGCCTAAACTGGCTCATGCTGCTGTTGTGGCTACTGGGACTTTTGGTGCGGGACAGCACAGGCGCTCTCGGCCGCCTGTGGCTCTGGCTGAGCGAAAAACTTGCCCGCGATGCCCAAGCAGCACAACTGGCCCCAGCGCTGATGCTGCTCCTGCAACGGCAACGACTCACCCGCTGGGGCGTCGGCTTACTGACGCACGGTTTCTGGCTGGCAACCTCGCTGTCTGCACTGATCACGTTACTGATTCTGCTGGCCACCCGACGCTATGGTTTTGTCTGGGAAAGCACTCTGCTCAGCAGCGAAACCTTTATCACCCTGACCCAAACCATCGGCCAATTACCGGCCCTGCTTGGTTTTACCCTGCCAGACGCCGAATTAATCCGCGCCAGTGGCGATAATCCACTGGCCAACGAGGGCGCCCGGCAAATCTGGGCGCACTGGCTGGTCGGTGTACTCATCATCTATGGCCTACTCCCCCGCCTGCTACTCAGCCTGCTGTGCCTATGGCGCTGGTCGCGGGGCACCGCGAAGTTGGAACTGGACCTCAGCCAACCCGGTTACAGCCTCTTACGTGAGCGCCTGCAACCGAGCAGCGAGCGTCTAGGAGTATGCGACGCAGACCCCGGCCAGTTGTACCAACCTCAAGCCGGGCAGACAGGGCTGAACAGTGACGGCGCGGTACTGGTCGCCATCGAACTGGACCCGCAACGCCCATGGCCTCCAGCGCTGCCACAAGGCATTAGCGATGCGGGCGTGATAGACACCCGCGAACAACGTCGCCAGTTACTGGAGCAGCTCAGCCGCTTCCCGGCACAACGCCTGCTGATCACCTGTGACCCACGCCGCTCGCCGGATCGCGGCAGCCTCGCCCTGATCGGAGAACTGGCCCGCAACGCCGCAGCTACCCGAGTCTGGCTGCTGCAACCACCGCCAGGGGAAGCCCTCGACAGCCAGCGCCTGGGTGACTGGCATCAGGCACTGGATCAGCTCGGTTTGCGCCATAGTGACAGCGCACCGCTCACCTGGTTGGAGTCCGGCCATGACTGA